The Acidovorax sp. RAC01 genomic sequence GCCCGCCTGCCGCTGCACCGGCTGGCCAGCGGGGAGGCCACCGCCTTCACCCCGGCCGATGCCGCCGCCATGGACCGCTTTGCCGGGCGCTACGCCGACCACATTGCCGCGGAAGAGGGCAGTGCCTACCCCGCGGCCGAGGCGCTGCTGGCGCCCCAGTCACTGGCAGGCATGGGGCAGGAAATGGCTACGCGGCGTGGCGGGGGTTGATTGCTATTAAAGTAATAGCTATAAAGTCAATAAATAAATGCCCAAGAGCCGTTTTTGACTCGTTTTTTGCTGGCCATGCCGTGCTGCGGGCGGTGGAGCGCCGCCCTGCATCTGGGGCCGCGCACGCCCTGGCCTGGCTCGTGCCAGCCGTCGCCTGCCTTCGCATCCCGCCTGGCCCACAGACGCCCCCTCCCGGTGATGCGTTCGTGATGGGCCCCTAGTGCGCGGGCAGTGCCCCGGCAACAGACACACTCGCCACGCAAACCTTTGTGCCCGCTTCGAGGGTGCATGCGCCTTCGGACACCACGGGTGCAGGGGATTGGAGGCACCACTCCACCGCCATCGGCCCTTTGCCAGCCCGCGATGGCAGCCATATCGCCTTGGCACGCAGGCGCGCAGCAGGGGGCTGTGCGCTGGCCCGATACTCGGGTGCTGGTGCCAGCGCGCCGCGGGTGCGTCAGCCGTCCGGCTGCTGCCTGCTTTGCTCGATTCCGTCCCTTCGCCTTGACCTTCCTCGCACGCCTTCCCTTCGCCGTCCGTGTCCTTGCCACCCTGGCGCTGGCCTGGGCTGCGGCCGCCACCTGTGTGGCGCTGAACACCCCCTTGCCCTGGATGATCGGCCCGCTGCTGGCCACCTCGCTGGTGTCCATTGCCGGCGGGCCCACCGAGAGCTGGGGCCCGCTGCGCAACGCGGGCCAGTGGACCATCGGCGCCGCGCTGGGCCTGTACTTCACGCCCGAGGTGGTGGCGCTGGTGGGCGGGCTGTGGTGGGCCATCGCGCTGGGCATTGCGTGGGCGCTGCTGCTGGGCTGGCTGTTTGGCGCCTGGCTGTACCGCGTACACGCGCCGCGCATGCATGGCGTGCCCGCGCCCATGATGCGCGCCACCAGCTACTTTGCCGGGGCCATTGGTGCGGCGTCCGAGATGACGTTGCTGTCAGAGCGCGAAAACGCCCGCACCGACCTGGTGGCCGCCAGCCACAGCCTGCGCCTGCTCATCGTCACGGTGACGATCCCGTTTGCGCTGCAGTGGAGCGGCCTGCACGGCCTGGACATCCTGCCGCCCACGCTGCGCGTGGTGAACTGGCCCTGGCTGGCGCTGATGGTGGTGCTGACGGGCGCCGGCGCCCTGCTGATGGACCGCCTGGGCCGCGCCAACCCGTGGTTCATGGGGGCGATGCTGGTATCGATGGCGCTCACCGTGGCCGGGTTCAGCCTGTCGGCCGTGCCTCAGCCGCTGGTGAATGCGGCGCAACTGGTGATTGGCGTGAGTTTGGGCGTACGGTTTCGTGCAGACTTTTTACGTACCGCACCTCGATGGCTGGCATCGGTAGCCGTGGGTACTTTGGGGCTGATGGCCATCTGCGCAGCCTTTGCCGGCGCACTGGCCTGGGCCACCGGCCTGCCGTGGGTCACGCTGCTGTTGGGCACATCCCCCGGCGGCATCACCGAAATGGCCATCACCGCCAAGGTGCTGCAACTGGGTGTGCCGGTGGTGACCGCATTCCAGGTGTGCCGCCTGATCGCCGTGCTGATGCTGGTGGACCCGCTGTACCGCAGAATTTACCCGCCAGCGGCCGCTGGCCCCAGGGCTTAAACAGGGCGGGGCGCTTTCGAAACTGTCACTACGCTATCGCGAGGGACGACAAGCAAGGGCCGCCCCGCAGCGAAGTCGTCGTCCCCCTGGGGGGGGAAGGCGCGCAGCGCCTCAGGGGGGATTCAATGCACCACCACCGGGTTCTGCGCCAGCCCCGCATAGCGGTCCAGCGCATCTTCGACCTCTTCCTGCGTCGGTGTGTCGCGCTGCCAGGCCAGGATCTGCTCCTGGAACATCTCGGCCCATGAGCCGTCGAGGTACACCTCTTTGCCCGATCGCTTGTCCACGATTTCAAAGCCGTGGCGCGCGAGCTGGGGAACGGCGGGTGCGGTGTCGTTGAGCGCCTGGCGACTCGTTGTCGTGGCCTGCACGGCATCGGGCAGCATGTGGACCACCACGAAGGATTCTGAGTCGTAGAGCATGTGCATCGTGTTCCCCTTGTCGATATGGAGCCTGTGGCGGCCCTCGCTGGCGCGAAAGCTGCACGCACGCTATGAATGTCAGATGACAGCGGGTGTGCGGAGTTCAAGCCCCGGGGGCAGCGGGCGCAGCGGTCTGGCGTGGCGATCACGTGGTGTCCTGCCTGCCAGCCCTTCGAACTGCAAGGCCTGCTGCACGGGGTTTTGCTCCGGCCGTTGCAGTATTTCACGAAACGCGCGGTCCGTCTGAAGCGGGGGGATATGTGCGGGGTGTGCGGCGCTGGCACAACAGTGCATGGCGCGGTGGGGCTGCACGGCGTGCACGCCTGGCAGCGCTGCAGGCGCGGTGGTGTCAGGGCGCCGCGTGGCTGCGCAACTGCAGGTCCGCAAAGTCGCCGTTGGCCTGCGTGATGCGGATGCGCACCGGCAGGTAGCCCAGTGCGGGCGCCACCCACAGTTCGGCCTTCTGGTCGTAGTCCTTGCGGGGCAGGCGCTGCAGCTTGAGGGCCTCGGTGGGCCCGGCGGGCAGGTCCAGCGTTTCAGTGGCTTCCACGCTGAAGGCCCAGCGGTCTGCGCTGCGGGCGCTCACGGTGGTCAGCGTGATCTGCGTGCCGGGCACAAACCGGGCCGGGTCGGCCGCCAGCAGGGCGCCGAGCTGGATGAACACACTGAGCCGGTCCTGCGTGCCCGGGCCCAGGGCGGCCTCGGGCGTGTTGGCGCTGAAGATCACGCGGCCCTTGGCGTAGTCAAAGTGTGCCGCCTGCTCGCTGCGTGATTTGTCGGAAAACCGCTCGGGCAACAGCCCCTGGCTGCTGAGAGTGCCCACGCTGCGCTGCGCGCGGCTGCCGACCAGAAACGCGCTGATTTCCTGCCGGGCCTCGTAGCGGGCGCCGTCGTGCTGCCACAGCAGTTCGGCACGGGCGTTGTACGCAAATTTCTTGGCCTGGCCGCTGACATCGAAGGCCAGCCGCGCGGGCGGGGGCAGGCGGGCCGGGGGTGGTGCCGTGCTGCGGCCTGCGCCACCGCCCGGCGGGCTGATGTCGATGCCTGCGCTGGCGGATGGGTCGGCGCTGGCCGCCCCTGGCGCCGAGGCCGGGGCCACCGGGCCCGAAGCTGCTGCCAGCGCGGCGGGCAACCCTGCGCCGGGCTGCTCTGTGGCCGCCGCTGCGGGGGCTGGGGGCGGTGCGGTGTCGCTGCCGGCATCGGCAGCGGTGTCTGGGGCCGTGTCGGCCGGGGTGCTGCCCGGCGTGGAGGGCAGGGCGGTTGGTGCGGGTAGGGCGCCCGTCGCAGGCGGTTTTCGGGGCGCCGGGCGCGCGGCCGGGGCGGGGCGCGGCTGGGTGGGGGCGGCGGCTTGCGGCACCGGCGCGGCGGGCGGCAGGGGCAGCACGGCCGGAGCCGCCGCAATGCTGCGGGTGCTGAACACCGGGCCCGCGGGCTGCGGCGCGGGGGCCCAGCCCAGCGACACGCCGCCCAGCACCAGCCAGTGCAGGGCCAGCACCACCGCGGTGATCAGGATCAGGGCGCGCCGCGGCACGGGCTCGTCGGGCGTCAGGCGCTGCCCGCGCCCAGGTCGCGCGACAGCTGGGCGGCGGCTGCGCGCAGCGGCACATCCACCGCGCCGCCCCATTCGGGGTCGAAGGTGGCAATCGAGCCCAGCGTGGTGATGCCCAGCTCCAGGTGGCCGTCCGAGTCGAACACCGGCGCGCAAAACGCCACGATGCCGGGCAGGAGGGTATCGACCACGCGGGCCGCGCCGCGCTCGCGCACCTCGGCCAGCAGCGTTTTCACCTCGCCCATGGTGGCGGGCAGGTCGGTGCGGCGCATCTTGACGGCGCGGCCGAGTTCCTCCTTGATCAGCGGTGCCACCACATCGGGCGCCATGTGCGCGGCAAAGCACCGGCCCGTGGCGGACGAGAGCAGCGGCATCACGTCGCCCAGGCGCAGGTTGGCGGTGACGGCCTGGGGCGATTCCTCCCAGTGCACGATGGTCGGCCCGTGGTTGCCCCACACGGCCAGGGCCAGGGTGTGGCCGATGCTTTCCATCAGCTCGGGCATGCGCTCGCGGGCCATGCGCACGGCGTCCAGCCGGGTGAGCGATGCCAGGCCCAGCTTCAGCGCAGCGGGGCCCAGGTCGTAGCGGGCGGTTCGGGCGTCCTGCACCACCAGCCCCAGGCGCTGAAAGCTCACCAGATACCGGTGCGCCTTGGCCGCGCTCATGCCACCAGCCGCCGCCACATCCTTGAGCATCAGCGGCCCGCGCGAGCGTGTCAGCCCCTCCAGCAAGGCAAAACCAACCTCCACCGACTGAATACCTGCACGTTCTTTGGCCATGTGCACTAAAATCCGCGTGTTTTGTTTAGTTAAATCAATTTACCCCAGCGTAATTCCGCTAGGGCCCCCGGCACCAAGGGCGCGCGCCGCTGGTGGTGCAGGGCGCTCTGGTGGAGCCACTTTTCACAGCACGTCATCCTGAGACAAAGGTCCTGCCACCATGAAACTTGCCACCTACAAAGACGGCTCGCGCGACGGCCAACTCGTTGTTGTCTCCCGCGACCTGGGCACAGCCCATTATGCGACCGGCATTGCCAGCAAGATGCAGCAGGTGCTGGACGACTGGGGCTTCCTCTCGCCCCAGCTGCAGGACCTGTACGACCAGCTCAACAGTGGCCGCGCACGCCATGCTTTCCCGTTCGACCCGGCCCAGTGCATGGCCCCGCTGCCCCGCGCTTACCAGTGGGCCGATGGTTCGGCCTACATCAACCACGTCGAACTGGTGCGAAAAGCGCGCAACTCCGAAGTACCTGAGAGCTTCTACACCGACCCGCTGATGTACCAGGGCGGCAGCGACGACTTCATCGGCCCCTGCGACGACGTGGTGGTGCCCAGCGAAGCCATGGGCATCGACTTCGAGGCCGAAATTGCCGTCATCACCGGCGACGTGAAGATGGGCACGGACGCCGACCAGGCCCTGGACGGCATCCGCCTGGTGATGATCGCCAACGACGTGAGCCTGCGCAACCTGATCCCGGCCGAGCTGGCCAAGGGCTTCGGCTTCTTCCAGTCCAAGCCCGCCACCGCCTTCGGCCCCGTGGCCGTCACGCTGGACGAGCTGGGCGATGCCTGGGACCACGGCCGCCTGCACCTCACCGTGCAATCGACCTGGAACGGCCGCAAGGTCGGCATGTGCGACGCCGGCCCCGAGATGACCTTCCACTTCGGCCAGCTGATTGCCCACGTGGCCAAGACGCGCAACGTGCGCGCCGGCTCCATCATTGGCAGCGGCACCGTGAGCAACAAGGGCATCACCGACGCCAGCGGCCGCACCGACTGGCCCAAGGGCTACAGCTGCATCGCCGAAAAGCGCTGCATCGAGACCATCCAGGACGGCAAGCCCAGTACCGAGTTCATGAAGTTCGGCGACACCATCCGCATCGAGGTCAAGGGCAAGGACGGCGCGAGCATCTTTGGGGCTATCGATCAGGCCATTGCAGCGCCCGCTGCGTAAGGCTCTGGGGTATTTTTGCCATAAAAATGGCTTCTGTGGCAAGGCTGTATTGCACATGAAGCTATCAAAATAGTAGCGTTTTCGCTGTCACCTGCGCGCGGCAAGGTTGGCGCAAAGCCGCTACCCTGCGGGGCTTCGTTTCACACGGCAGCCCCCCATGCTCAACTTCGACTTCCACAACCCCACCCATATCGCCTTCGGCCAGGGCCGCATTGCAGACCTGGCCGAACTGGTGCCTGCTGCCGCCAGGGTCCTCATCCTGGTCGGTGGCGCCAGTGCCGAAAAGACCGGCACCCTGGCCGAGGTGCGCGCCGCGCTGGGCGAGCGCCAGCACGCCACCTTCGCGGGCATCGAGCCCAACCCCAGCTACGAAACCTCGATGCAAGCCGTCGCCCAGGTGCGCGAGGGTGGGTTCGACTTCTTGCTGGCGGTGGGGGGCGGCTCGGTCATTGACGCCACCAAGTTCATCGCAGCCGCCGCGCTGTTCGACGGCGAGCCCTGGGCCATCCTGGAGAAGTTCGGCCGCAACGTGACGCGCGCCCTGCCTTTTGGCGCGGTGCTCACGCTGCCCGCCACAGGCTCCGAGATGAACAACGGCAGCGTCATCACCCACCGCGGCAAGGGCGCCAAGCTGCCCTTCAACAGCGTGCACACCTACCCCGTGTTTTCGGTGCTCGACCCCACCAAGACCTACACCCTGCCGCCCCAGCAGCTGGCCAACGGCGTGGTGGATGCCTTTGTGCACACGGTGGAGCAGTACCTGACCTACCCGGTCAACGCGCCGGTGCAGGACCGTTTTGCCGAGGGCATCCTGCAGACGCTGATCGAGGTGGGCCCGCGCCTGCTGACCGCGCCCGAGCCCGTGTACGACGACCGCGCCAACCTGATGTGGGCTGCCACCATGGCGCTCAACGGGCTGATTGGCGCCGGGGTACCGCAGGACTGGGCCACGCACATGATCGGCCATGAGCTGACGGCGGCGCACGGCATCGACCACGCCCGCACGCTGGCCATCGTGCTGCCCGCGCTGCTGCACGAGCGCCGCGTGCCCAAGCAGGCCAAGCTGCTGCAGTACGCCGAGCGCGTGTGGGGCATCACCACCGGCAGCGACGACGAGCGCATCACCGCCGCCATCGAGCGCACGCGCGATTTCTTTGAAAGCATGGGCATCCGCACGCGCCTGTCGGGCTACGGCCTGGGCGCCGACGCCATCGGCCCGCTGATCGCGCAGCTGGAGGCGCACGGCATGGTCAAGCTGGGCGAGCAGCGCGAGATCACGCCAGCCGTCAGCCGCCGCATCCTGGAAGCGGCGCTTTAAGCGCCGTTGCACGGGCCGGGCCGGCATGCATGGGCCCTGCCCGCAGCGCATGCGGCGCTGCGCAGCGGCGTTTCGTCGCCGGGCGCCGGAGCCTGCACCGTGCGCTGCCACCGTGCCGTCAAGCCGCCCATCCGTCCCGCTTGGCGGCCTCTGGCGAAACGCATCCCGTGGCCCGGCTCCTTTTTTCCTGGCGCTGCGCCCGGCACGCCCCGTCGCACGCGCGCCGCCGGTGGCGCCCTTTTTGCGCAGCAGCTGCGCTGAAACGGGCCGGGGACGGGGCCCGGGCCCATCGCCATGCGGGCGCGGCTGTAGGCCAACGCCGCGAACCGCGCCGCGCCATGGCACGCCGGCCCGCATCGCTGCTAGGGTGCGCCCTGCACACCGATTCACCCCACCACGAAAGCGCCACCCATGCCACACATCCTCATGGTTCTGACATCCCACGACCAGCTGGGCGACACCGGCAAGAAAACCGGCTTCTGGCTGGAGGAGTTTGCCGCGCCGTACTACGTGTTCAGGGACGCGGGTGCCCAGGTCACGCTGGCATCGCCCCAGGGCGGCCAGCCCCCGCTGGACCCCAAGAGCGACGAGCCCGGCGCGCAGACCGACGCGACCCGCCGCTTCAAGGCCGATGCCGATGCGCAGGCCGCGCTGGCCAGCACCGTGCCGCTCGATGGCGTGGACCCGGCCGACTTCGACGCCGTGTTCTACCCCGGCGGCCACGGCCCGCTGTGGGACCTGGCGTATGACGCGCGCTCCATCGCCCTCATCGAGGCCACCCTGGGCGCCGGCAAGCCGCTGGCCGCCGTGTGCCATGCGCCCGGCGTGCTGCGCGGCGCCAAGGCGCAGGACGGCACACCGCTGGTGCGCGGCAAGAACGTGACCGGCTTCACCAACGGCGAGGAAGCCGCCGCGGGCCTGACCGATGTGGTGCCCTTTCTGGTGGAAGACATGCTCATGGCGCACGGCGCGCTGTACACCAAGCAGGCCGACTGGCAGCCGCATGTGGTGACCGATGGCCTGCTCATCACCGGGCAGAACCCGGCGTCTTCGGAGCCAGCGGCGAAGGCGCTGCTGAAGGCGCTGGGCGGCACGGCTTGACGTAAGGCGCTGTTGCGCTGAAGCCCGCGCTGGGGCAGGGCTTTGGCACCCCTGATGCGATGGGCGCAGTGCAGTGAGCTGCCACGAGATCGCTGCGCGAGCTTCAGCGTCGTGCGGTCAAGCGATGTGAAGAGGCAGTATTGGAAGGTCAAGGTTTTGCAGCGGAGGTTTCATAATCTGCCGATACTGCGACGAGACCTGCCTTGCCTGCCCTTTCTACCACCCCCTACCAATCCCAATACTTTGCTTGGCTGCTTTCAAGGCAGATAGGGCTTGATTCACCGGATCTGCTGGCATCGACCCTGGTTGATGCGCAGGTGGACCTCAACCCCCACCAGGTCGAGGCCGCGCTCTTCGCCTTCCGCAGCCCGTTATCGCAGGGCGTGATCCTGGCGGACGAGGTGGGCCTAGGCAAGACCATTGAGGCGGGCTTAGTTATTGCCCAGCGCTGGGCAGAGCGCAAGCGGCGCATCCTCATCATCACGCCAGCCAATTTGCGCAAGCAATGGCACCAAGAGCTGCAAGACAAGTTCAGCTTGCAGGCGCTGATCTTGGAAGCCAAAAGCTACAAAGAGCAGCGCAAGGCAGGGCTGCGCAACCCATTTGATCTGACCTCAGACACAGCCCAATCACACGCCAGCCAGATCGTTATCTGCTCCTACCAGTTTGCTAAAACCAAGGCCGATGACCTGCGCCGTGTGCCATGGGACTTGGTGGTCATGGATGAAGCCCACCGCCTGCGCAATGTGTACAAGCCCGGCAACGTGATCGGCAAGACGTTGAAGGAGGCGCTGGCCCACGCCCCCAAAGTGCTGCTCACCGCCACGCCCCTGCAAAACTCCCTGCTGGAGCTGTACGGCATGGTCAGCCTGGTGGACGAGCGCGTGTTTGGCGACCTGCCCAGCTTTCGCGAACAATTCGGCGCGCTGGGCAACCCCGACACGCTTGCCAAGCTGCGCAGCCGCTTGCAAAGCGTGTGCATGCGCACTCTGCGCCGCCAGGTGCAGCCCTACATCTCGTACACCCGGCGCATTCCCATGGTGGAGCCCTTCACGCCATCGGCAGAAGAGCTGGCCCTGCACGACCGCGTGGCCGAGTACCTGCGCCGTCCCTCGCTCAATGCCCTGCCTGCGGGGCAGCGGCAGCTGATTTCGTTGGTGCTGTGGAAGCTGCTGGCCTCCAGCAGTTACGCCATTGGCGGGGCGCTAGACACCATGGCCCAGCGCCTGCAAGACCAGCTCAGCGCCGAGCCCACAGGCCAGGAAGACGCCAGCCTGGCCGAGCAACTGGACAAGGACTACGAGTCCCTCGACGAAATCGAAGAGGAATGGACTGAGGCGGATGGCGACGCGCCCGGCACGTCCAAGGTCAGCCTGGCTGACGAGATTGCCGAGCTGCGCGAGTTCCAGCGCATGGCCACCACCATCCGCGACAACGCCAAGGGCCAGGCCCTGCTCACAGCCCTGGGCAAAGCTTTTGCAGAGCTGGAGCGCCTGGGCGCAAAGCGCAAAGCCCTCATCTTCACGGAATCGCGCCGCACGCAAGACTATTTGCTGGGCCTGCTGGAGCAAAGCGCCTACGCAGGCCAAACCGTGCTCTTCAACGGCACCAACAGCAGCGAGCAGGCCACGCGCATCTACCAAGCCTGGCTCAAACGCCACGCAGGCACCGACCGCATCACCGGCTCCCGCACCGCAGACACCCGCGCTGCGCTGGTCGAGCATTTCAAAGAGTCCGCCAGCATCATGATCGCCACTGAGGCCGGGGCTGAGGGCATCAACCTGCAGTTCTGCTCGCTGGTTATCAACTACGACCTGCCGTGGAACCCCCAGCGCATCGAACAGCGCATTGGCCGCTGCCACCGCTACGGCCAGCAGCACGACGTGGTGGTGGTCAACTTCGTGGACCACAGCAACCCTGCCGATAAGCGCGTGTACGAGCTGCTGGCGCAAAAATTCCAGCTCTTTGAAGGCGTGTTTGGAGCCAGCGACGAAGTGCTGGGCACCATCGGCAGCGGCGTGGACTTTGAGCGCCGCATTGCCGAGATCTACCAAACCTGCCGCAACCCGCAAGAAATTGAAGCCTCGTTCCAGCAACTGCAGCTCGACTTGTCGGGCGAGATCAGTGCCGCCATGCTCAAAACCCGGCAACTGCTGCTGGAGAACTTTGACGAAGCCGTGCAAGACAAGCTCAAACTGCGGCAGACCGAAAGCACCAGCGCCCGTAACCGGTTCGAGCGGCTGCTGATGGACCTGACCCAGGCCGAGCTGCAAAGCCACGCAGAGTTTGACCACAAAGGTTTTACCCTGCGCCAAACACCCCCCGGCTTGCCGCCCGCCGAAGCACCCGCAGGCCGCTACGAGCTACCCCGCCGCAGCGAAGACGCCTATCTGTATCGCACCGGGCACCCGCTGGCACAGGCCCTCATTCATCAAGCCCGCCAGCGCACCCTGCCCACTGCGCGCGTGCAGTTCAGCTACGACGACTACGGCACCATGCTCGCCACCCTGCTGCCCCTGCGCGGGCAAACCGGCTGGCTCAGCCTGAGCGTGCTCTCCATCGACGCCCTGGGCGTGCAAGAAGACTATCTGCTGCTGGCAGGCATTACCGACGCTGGCCAGCCCCTGCACGAAGAAGACGCAGACAAACTGCTGCGCCTACCCGCCCAGGTGCAACAGGCCAGCTTGTTCATGGAGCCCCCAGCCGCGTTGGCCCAAGACGTGGAGCGGCTGGAGCGCGCACAGATCCAGGCCGTCAACACCCGCAACCTGGGCTACTTTGATGCCGAAGTGCAAAAGCTCGACGCCTGGGCCGACGACCTGAAGGTGGGCCTGGAAAACGAAGTCAAAGAGCTGGACCGCGAAATCAAAGATGTGCGCCGCACCGCCACTGTGGCCGCCACGTTGGAAGAAAAGCTGCATTGGCAAAAACGCCAGCGCGAGCTGGAAGACAAGCGCAACCAGCTGCGGCGCAGGATTTTTGATCGGCAGGATGAGATTGATGCGCAGCGCAGTCGTTTGATTGAGGATTTGGAGGGCAGGCTTGCCAGTTCAGCCTGTCTGAAGAAACTGTTCGCAATACAGTGGAGTTTGGATAAAGGCGGGAGGCCCTGATGTCTGCAACTAATTTCAAAACCGAGAACAACACCTATCGCAAATTGATAGGTAACGGCCTGACTTACAGGATTCCGCGTTTTCAGCGCGACTACAGCTGGTCTGAAGACGAGTGGGAAGACCTGTGGGCCGACATATTGGGCATTCTTCAAGAAGGGGGCGAGCCTGCGCATTACATGGGCTATTTGGTTCTGCAATCGCAAGACGACAAAAGTTTTGATGTGATCGATGGGCAGCAGCGCCTCACCACACTCACCCTGGTGGTGCTGGCTGCCATGAAGAACCTGCAACGGTTGGTCAACGACAAGACCCAGGCTGAACAAAACCAACGCCGCATTGACCAAATCCGGCAAACGTACATCGGCTACCTGGACCCTGTCACCTTGGTCTCGCGCACCAAGCTCACCCTCAATCGCAACAACGACAGTTACTTTCAAACCTACCTGGTACCGCTGGGGCATTTGCCGCAGCGCGGGTTTCGCGCATCGGAGCATTCACTGCGCAAGGCATTTGAATGGTTTGAAAAGCGCGTGCGCGACTATGCCAAACGCCAAGGGGGCGATGAAGGCATGGCGCTGGCGAGCCTTGTTGAGACCATGAGCGACAAGCTGTTTTTCACCGTCATCAGCGTCACCGATGAGCTGAACGCGTTCAAGGTATTTGAAACCCTCAACGCCCGTGGCGTGCGCTTGTCTTCCACAGACTTGCTGAAAAACTACCTGTTTTCAGTGCTCCACAAAGAGGCCGAACATGCCCATGAGATGCAGGTGCTGGAAGACCGCTGGGAGGCCATGGTCACCCGCTTGGGCAGTGAGAGTTTTCCTGACTTCTTGCGTGTGCACTGGATCAGCCGCAAGACTTTTGTGCGCCAAGCGGAATTGTTCAAGACCATCCGCAGCAAGGTCACTACGCGCGCAGTGGTTTTTGAGTTGCTGCGTGGCATGGAAGAGGACATGGATGCCTACCTGGCCCTCACCAACCCCGAAGCCTCAGCGTGGACGCCAGAGTTGCGTGGCCAAGCCCAAAAGCTGCGCATGTTCAGCGTTCGGCAGCCTTTCCCGCTGATCGTGGCAGGCCACCGTCACCTGAACGCAGCGGACTTTGCCACGCTGCTCAAGGCTTGCGTCACCATCTCGTTCCGATACAACGTCATTGGCAGCCAACCTACCAATGAGCAAGAGCGCGTGTACTACGCAGCGGCGCAAAAACTGTCGAATGCGGAAATTAATAACGCTGCTCAGGTGCTGGAGGCCCTCAAACCTGTCTACCCCGCAGACGAGGCTTTCAGAAGCGCCTTTGCCGACAAGATCATTCGCACTACCAACTCACGCAATCTGCGCATCGTGCGCTACATCCTGTGTGCACTGGAGCGCCAGCTCAACAACACCGACCACGACTTTGAAAGCGATACCTTCAACGTGGAGCATGTGTTGCCTCAAAACCCCGGTGAGGGCTGGCCTGCCTTTTCGGACGAAGAGGTGGAGGCCATGGCCTACCGCATAGGCAATATGGCGCTCATGGCCAAGGGTGCTAACAGGGACATAGGCAATGCCGCTTTTGCTGTGAAGAAGCCCGTCTTGGCCGCCAGCGCATTTGAGCTGACGCGCAAGGTGGCCGAAGACAACGCCGACTGGACGCCCGAGCGCATCGCAGCGCGGCAAAAAAACCTGGCTCGCCTGGCCTCTACCGTGTGGCGAGTGGCCCAGCTATCTGATTGACCCCATGGCACACCAAAAACTAGAACTCACCTGGATCGGCAAAGACCAGCGCCCCCGGCTGGAGCCGCGCATTTTGCTGGAGGACCCGGCCCGCAGCTACCACGCCAAGCAGCGGGTGACGGACCGGGATATTTTTGACAACCGCCTGATCAAGGGCGACAACCTGCTGGCGCTCAAAGCGCTGGAGGCCGAGTTTGCGGGCAAGGTGAAGTGCGTGTTCATCGACCCGCCGTACAACACCGGCAGCGCCTTCACGCACTACGACGACGGGCTGGAGCATTCCATCTGGCTGGGGCTGATGCGCGACCGGCTGGAGATCATTCGCCGCCTGCTGGCCGAGGATGGGTCGTTGTGGATCACGATTGACGACAACGAGG encodes the following:
- a CDS encoding type 1 glutamine amidotransferase domain-containing protein; the protein is MPHILMVLTSHDQLGDTGKKTGFWLEEFAAPYYVFRDAGAQVTLASPQGGQPPLDPKSDEPGAQTDATRRFKADADAQAALASTVPLDGVDPADFDAVFYPGGHGPLWDLAYDARSIALIEATLGAGKPLAAVCHAPGVLRGAKAQDGTPLVRGKNVTGFTNGEEAAAGLTDVVPFLVEDMLMAHGALYTKQADWQPHVVTDGLLITGQNPASSEPAAKALLKALGGTA
- a CDS encoding iron-containing alcohol dehydrogenase → MLNFDFHNPTHIAFGQGRIADLAELVPAAARVLILVGGASAEKTGTLAEVRAALGERQHATFAGIEPNPSYETSMQAVAQVREGGFDFLLAVGGGSVIDATKFIAAAALFDGEPWAILEKFGRNVTRALPFGAVLTLPATGSEMNNGSVITHRGKGAKLPFNSVHTYPVFSVLDPTKTYTLPPQQLANGVVDAFVHTVEQYLTYPVNAPVQDRFAEGILQTLIEVGPRLLTAPEPVYDDRANLMWAATMALNGLIGAGVPQDWATHMIGHELTAAHGIDHARTLAIVLPALLHERRVPKQAKLLQYAERVWGITTGSDDERITAAIERTRDFFESMGIRTRLSGYGLGADAIGPLIAQLEAHGMVKLGEQREITPAVSRRILEAAL
- a CDS encoding fumarylacetoacetate hydrolase family protein, with the protein product MKLATYKDGSRDGQLVVVSRDLGTAHYATGIASKMQQVLDDWGFLSPQLQDLYDQLNSGRARHAFPFDPAQCMAPLPRAYQWADGSAYINHVELVRKARNSEVPESFYTDPLMYQGGSDDFIGPCDDVVVPSEAMGIDFEAEIAVITGDVKMGTDADQALDGIRLVMIANDVSLRNLIPAELAKGFGFFQSKPATAFGPVAVTLDELGDAWDHGRLHLTVQSTWNGRKVGMCDAGPEMTFHFGQLIAHVAKTRNVRAGSIIGSGTVSNKGITDASGRTDWPKGYSCIAEKRCIETIQDGKPSTEFMKFGDTIRIEVKGKDGASIFGAIDQAIAAPAA
- a CDS encoding BTH_I0359 family protein, which gives rise to MHMLYDSESFVVVHMLPDAVQATTTSRQALNDTAPAVPQLARHGFEIVDKRSGKEVYLDGSWAEMFQEQILAWQRDTPTQEEVEDALDRYAGLAQNPVVVH
- a CDS encoding DUF3108 domain-containing protein, translated to MPRRALILITAVVLALHWLVLGGVSLGWAPAPQPAGPVFSTRSIAAAPAVLPLPPAAPVPQAAAPTQPRPAPAARPAPRKPPATGALPAPTALPSTPGSTPADTAPDTAADAGSDTAPPPAPAAAATEQPGAGLPAALAAASGPVAPASAPGAASADPSASAGIDISPPGGGAGRSTAPPPARLPPPARLAFDVSGQAKKFAYNARAELLWQHDGARYEARQEISAFLVGSRAQRSVGTLSSQGLLPERFSDKSRSEQAAHFDYAKGRVIFSANTPEAALGPGTQDRLSVFIQLGALLAADPARFVPGTQITLTTVSARSADRWAFSVEATETLDLPAGPTEALKLQRLPRKDYDQKAELWVAPALGYLPVRIRITQANGDFADLQLRSHAAP
- a CDS encoding IclR family transcriptional regulator; this translates as MAKERAGIQSVEVGFALLEGLTRSRGPLMLKDVAAAGGMSAAKAHRYLVSFQRLGLVVQDARTARYDLGPAALKLGLASLTRLDAVRMARERMPELMESIGHTLALAVWGNHGPTIVHWEESPQAVTANLRLGDVMPLLSSATGRCFAAHMAPDVVAPLIKEELGRAVKMRRTDLPATMGEVKTLLAEVRERGAARVVDTLLPGIVAFCAPVFDSDGHLELGITTLGSIATFDPEWGGAVDVPLRAAAAQLSRDLGAGSA
- a CDS encoding AbrB family transcriptional regulator, which codes for MTFLARLPFAVRVLATLALAWAAAATCVALNTPLPWMIGPLLATSLVSIAGGPTESWGPLRNAGQWTIGAALGLYFTPEVVALVGGLWWAIALGIAWALLLGWLFGAWLYRVHAPRMHGVPAPMMRATSYFAGAIGAASEMTLLSERENARTDLVAASHSLRLLIVTVTIPFALQWSGLHGLDILPPTLRVVNWPWLALMVVLTGAGALLMDRLGRANPWFMGAMLVSMALTVAGFSLSAVPQPLVNAAQLVIGVSLGVRFRADFLRTAPRWLASVAVGTLGLMAICAAFAGALAWATGLPWVTLLLGTSPGGITEMAITAKVLQLGVPVVTAFQVCRLIAVLMLVDPLYRRIYPPAAAGPRA